A window of Amia ocellicauda isolate fAmiCal2 chromosome 20, fAmiCal2.hap1, whole genome shotgun sequence genomic DNA:
tatggatttgatgtagatttttcttctgttcactcactttgcatttagtgaattgataaatataatctattaacatgtcaattttgaaagcattcttactttacagcatattttcacacctgcctaaaacttttgcacagtactgtatattttttcttaattggtCTTTCTTGGTTAAtattttttgacagttttcaaaatattttaaagctttTCAATATGTTACATAAATGATCAACAGTACTGCAATACACTGCAGTGTATTTACCTTTCGTATTCTCTTTTTAAGATGACATATTTTCGTCTGGCACAACAAAAGCAGTAGCGAAGCCCCAGTCCAAATCAAAAAAGAGTCCGTCGGCTCAGGAGAGCAGCACGAAAGAGGAAACAGACCACAGCATCTTCGATGACCCCTTGAACGCATTGGGTGGCAATTGAATTACTTTAGGTTTCAGACTTTTAATACTGTGCAaacagatttgtattatttgagTGATACACAAGGGGTAGTATGCATTAACACTGTTAATAGATTGTTGTTGAAGTCATTCATAACCTgtacaaataaaagtaaaatatgtcaAAATTAATTCCCTGTCACATGCCCAAAatcagattttatatatatatatatatatgtagtatCTTTTTTTGCAGGAGGCGGAGGTTCAGTGAGACTAACTCTAAATATTAACTGCtccatttctttcattttttgatTGATGTAGCACTTACACCACCTGCACTAATTTATCCAaacaaaatgtttcttttttatacaaaaaataaacaaatacatcaaaCATTGTAAGATTATCTTTTATATATGTTCAGTTCATCATATACTGTAATATTTGAAATTAAGAATATTTGGTAACAGCATTACAATTCTGTTAAAATTGACATTTTCAGTATTGGGACATATTTACTGAAGTCTGTAAACTGCCTGATATGTTCAGCTTTtgatatatgtatgttttcattgtaATTCTGATTTCTGAGAACTAAAGAATGGCATTTTGTGTCACTGTATTTTACTCCCTTACTACTCCCCTTTACTACAatctatttataattattttaaaagcatgggAAAACTGGGGTCCCCAAAGCTGGACTAGTTTTCTAATGCAGCTGTTCACCTACGATCTTAAACAGTGTTCTGTGGACCAGTGGTACTCCAGAAGCTCCACTACTGTGCTCTAGGTTTTGGGATTCGGCTAGGTTGAAAAACACAGGTTCTTAAGTAAAATCCTTTTTTAAGAATAGAAGTTTAGGTTTAGGAATCAGATTGATACATTGAATGTGTCTAGGGTTAAGATTAGGTTCCAGAGCAAAAGGTGGATAGGGTTGTGGTTGAGTTTCTACTGAATTAGATCACTATTTGAGCTTTCGCCCTGGGTATTGTTAGTGCTAATAAGGGCAGTTCTACCGTACAATGGTGTATTGTCACAAGGCATTCTGTTTGGCACTACACTGCAgtgttacagaataaagatttgGAGCATTATTGGCTTGTTAGGCTTATTAAttgttctttcattttctgtggATTTGGATGAGTaaaaatgaaatcagaatgtGGAATGTAATATCTTTCTCCCCAATGAATCTATGGGAAATTGTGAAAAGAAACAATTATTCTTTAAACATCACTTTCACAATGGTAAAGGTAAgtggattatttttttattttttattttttttgcaggaTTACTTATTGTAatgatgttgatgatgatggtgtGTCATCCAAGTGGATTACTCTCAAGATTATAATGgcaagtgtgtatgtgtaaagcCGCACCACTCGACATGGATGATGGATTCTACTGAGAATCGTCCGAACTCGAATTGCTCGCTGTCGAATTTACATTAATACTGTGGTTCTGTATCTaaaccaaaaatatattttaatgggtGTCCCTCtcccaaaataatttaaaaaaatgaatgagcTAGTAAGCCATTCCTTTCTCTTAGCCCCTTGTCTTTAGCGTCAGGATAGATTCAGGGCGTCCGCGTCTCCAAGGTGCACAATGTCAGTCACATGTGAAATGTTGTTGGAGATGAGGGTCAACATCCgggaaacacaacacaacacaaagaaaGGCCTTCTGGCCGTGCAACCAAACCGTGTGCTGCTCCCGCCTCTCTGGGCTGCctattggttgtttttgtttcaactgcTAGATTACCGTGAGCCCCATTAGCGTACTATAGCCGTCAGTCATGATTTGTCATTCAGGGTAggtttttgctttgaaatgcaggaTTTACCAGTTGAGGGGTTTTGTTGATAACAGGGGCGATCTAATGTCGAGTGTATGTGGTGGAAACCATGTctaacaagaaaacaaaggcGATAAGACGTTAAAGTATGATTTTGTCACCGCTTCATGTCGGTGTCATACAAGGACGGCGAAGGTGAGGCTGCATATGACGAGTGCGGCTGAGAAACGGGTCAGGGGCATCTGATTGCTGTTTtcaggtggtggtggtgtggtggCTACGGGGGTGGTCACTGCAGGTTGGATTTAGAAGATATCTTGAACTTGATAGGCGAAAGAGGATTTTAAACACGGCCGGTCCTTGTGCAGCCCTTTGGGATTTCTGCCAGGTCGGATCCATCGCCATCACTTGTGACGGCTCCGGGATGATGTTCCGGTAAGTTGGGGCGATCACGTGTGTGTCCTGCCTGCGTCGCTGCGCCTAAGGTCAGGCATCTGGGTGTGATTGTCCGTGGGGCTGGACAGAAGTTAAACCAGGAAATGCTTCGACCCCGGGTGGGCTTTAAACCCCTTGGCATGGGCAGAATAAACGGCCCTTGCCAGTGTGCTTTTTGGCCAGGATCCAGTATTgcaggtaggtaggtaggtatgGAGAGtcatcttctgtttttttttttttaggccaCATCAAAGCACATTATAGTTTGGCGTGTAGGTTCCATAATGTGGTGTGAAAAAAGTTATATTGGTTACCTTTCAATCGAAATAGATTTATTTTAGAATACACGCTATTGATTTACAACATCTTAGAAGTTCCTTCAGTGATGTGTTTTACCACAGAGTTCCGGGAAATAACTTTTACGaaataacaatatttattttgttgtcctCAATGTAGGCCACAATTTAagcattgttttgtgtttgtaatgttCAGCAATCTGTTCTATATATTTTCTCTTCCACGTACACACATTATCTTTAATGCATAGTTGGACTTCAAGCCAAAACATAAACATTTTACCTGGAAGGCACTGAACACAGGTGGAAGTACGAATATAGGTTTTTCTTCTTAAGAAAATACACCAATGAACAGTCAAAACCATGTTACCTAAAACAAGTAGTACTACGGCTGCCATTTGTAATGGCACACTACACTGATGATGCAGACAAGCTTGAGCATTTAGCGCATTGATTGTCACatcaaaattattaaaaaatgtcctgttaTCTCTGAGAACATCACAGAAAGCTTTTAAATTATTGTGTATATCATAATCATTACTAGGATAACTACGTTTATTTTAAGAGCAATAAGAGGATGTCACTTTAAGTGTTTTGATACATTAAATCTGTGTCTGCATTTGGTATACTCTTATTCTGTAGTTACACTACAGTGTTTTGTTTACATGTTAAGTTAAATTAAGGTAGGTTCTGGTAGTGGTGGTGCACATGTAACTCAATCCTTGAATGTCTCCTTATCCTTATCACAGGTTTCTTTTGTTGATTAGACTGTACTTGCAGAGGTCAGTGGTGAGCATCATGAGTCTTAATCTtcagataaaataaacaaataaatacaaattagctAAGAACAAGTTTGATAGAAAGGGCACAGTAAAACATATGCATATTCACCAGCCAGCAACTTGACCCTGGAAGTACACAAATATTGCAACTATTCAGTTTCCCAAACTATTGTAATTGTCAGACATTTCGCTTGTTAGAAATTGTATTCTAAGCAATTCatataaaatgcttattttcctatttaaatacgatgcacacacatacagtccTATATTAAGTGGTATGGTAGGTTTTGTACAGTGTGCCTTAAGATGATTTctctgatttttgttttcttgttgttcttggaTTTAAACTACAtttcatgaactccaaactaaaAACTAATCGTAGCTTTTAAAAGAAACAAGCCAACTAGAACTTTGTCAGCTAGTGCCATATATTCCATATGTCTATTTAATGGTCTCCAGTTACCTAAAGTAAGTGCATTATTTGTCAGTCCTTGTACAGATCCAGATTATTTGAAAACCTCTGTAGAGTGCTTCTCAAACACAGAAGATTAGACCAAACCCTCTGGTTGGTGTCTCCTTCCTCCTGTGGTTCAAAGGTAAATAATATTCTTAAATAGTTATGTCAGTGTGTCTTAAGTTTCTCTGCaggagaataaataaatgacagggTTCCTGTGAAGTtaattacagcatacatttTAGTAAGGAGATGCAATATGCCTGAGGTGGGGATCATCCCCAGCAACACTGTCTTGTGaaaactccctgaaggccacATGCATGTTTGCATTTCATTCCTACCATGAGAGGCAACATTTATCcagcataaaaaataatacaaatctgcTACATTCATTTAcagttaataatatataatctcTAGCCTACTTTTAATTTTGAATATCATGCTCTTTAAGAGGGTTGTATGGCTGTTGACAGTAGTAGTGATTCGAGAGGCTGATTTATCACAGGAGAAATGAGACTGGGTCCCATGCAGATTTAGGGCTCAGGTTCTGATTCAGATTGCAGAAATACAGCAAGCTTTTCTTAGGTTATGAAAGTGCCAATGGGCATAAGAGGGTGGAAAAAGTTATCTTGGTGTGAGATGTCACACCTCTTACTTAGTGCATgagtaaatattatttttagacATTCCGTTTGCAGCACAGTATTCCAGGACCCTTTAACAAACTCCAAACCTGGTAAAACAGTAATcctgtaaatatttattatacatttttctgttGCGCATTATGGAAATGATCTGAATGTTGAATAACTAATAAGGTTTTCATAGAGGAGCAGTATCCCTTGTTTGTTACAAAACATGTCACTGGCTACAGACCTCTACTgattacactatgtaacacaatttttgttcctgggtagtaagtgttatttcataATTGcctatgcctcaaaagtatggaaaatggctattattccccacaaaatTTGTGACCAGGACtatgatatttttaaatttacctatttccaatgagaaaatgtgagaatttgtgtattttaattcttatagtcagaaaaatacaacatatgaatccaaattaacatgtatttatactaacgtaatacaaaaatgactacaaaagatttagaagggagtagtttatactgtaaatacaaagcttgtggggaataatagccattttcaatacttttgaggcataagcaattaggaaataacacttactacccaggaacaaaaataaataaaaaatacacaaattgtTACACGTTATTTAAGGATACTCTAAACTTAGGAAACTTGGTCTTAATGTTAAATGATATAGACAAATATTTCTGAGCTTGATAATTTCCCCTGGGAGTTATTAAAATCTGCTTACACATAAACCAGTTAACTGTCCAAGATGCAACAGTTTAAATGATCCAACATCAGTcatctgtttttaaatttttgCACTGGATGGACCAATAAATCTTAAATCAGGTCAAATCAATGTAATGCAATGTTTAACTGTTGAATAATGTAGCTTTGTGGATAGATTGTTTTTAGCATAAGTTCATACATCCATCTCTGTTGGAAGTGTCGTGAGCCGAGTGTTTACAGGGAGTTCTGTGCCAAGCCTGCTGTCCAGGCGTTTCAATTCACGTTGCTCTCTGAGCCTCTCAGGTGCCATCTGCTCTGAATCAGACCGGTCTGAGCCATCACGAGGCAAAGCCTGGCCATGTGGCCCCTCTGGCAACATGGGCACACATTTAATTTTTCACCGGTTTTGTTTATCTTTCATGTGGTTGGCACCTGGATGACAGAGGTTTGTTCTAAAATTGTTTAAAGCTCTGATTTTGGCAGGTCACATTGTGAAGAtaggttttttttggtttatatattttattttatgtatgtatgtgtttgtttgtttttttggcagAGAGGTGTAAGGCATTTCCTACTGTAACAATAAAATGGTGGTTGTTCCTAGGTGCAGATTCTCAGCATGATGCCTTGCCTCTGTGATTGTGAGAGTCCACTGCTGCTGcccgtgctgctgctgctggtagCGGGTCTCTCTGCACCCGCATCCTGAGGCTGTGTTGGGAAGACCTACAATGGCCAACAAGAAGGACCCCCCCTTCTTCAATGAAGACAACGTAGGACCGTTCCACTACAAACTTCCTTTCTACGAGACAATGGAGCTCTTCATTGAAACTCTCACTGGCACCTGCTTCGAGCTTCGAGTGTCACCTTTTGAAACTGTGATTTCAGTCAAGGCCAAGATTCAAAGACTAGAGGGTACCTCATCTGTTACTTCTCTCTCTAATACcaatcctaaccctaactttTACCTATCTCACTAACATTACCATTTTTTTCACATGGGTGCCTACATACAttcactcaaaaaaaaaaaaagaaaaaagtaaaatggcTTGTTTAACAAAAACACTGAGCTCACTTCAGTGGAAATAGACCTCACTATGTCAATTAAGAAATGACTACAGGTTACAATTTCCAAGACGGGTACAAATTCCTCCTCCTAGACTAGATGAAATACACCCTGTGCAAAATCCAATTTTAGTTTTTCACCACAAAGGAGGAAAACTCGCAGTGACAGGTAATCTTGGACAAACACACAGCTTGTTTTAGTTCACCATGTGATGAATTTAAGCTCATGCAATATCCAGCATTATACATGCTGTCTGATCATTTGGTTTACTCCCTGATTATAGAAAACTCAGATGAGCACAAACCTTTATGATTAATGAGGTGTCTCTTGAAGTCTAAGGCAGGATTGCAAAGAAGGACATCCCTTAGTCCCAGAAACAGACATCTCTGCCTAACTGGTGCTGTCGGCTACAGTGGGCAACCGCTCCTTGGGGTTTATTTAAGTATATTGTGACTGATGTAGGAAAAGACTGTCTCAGTGAGAGAGTGAAATGCAATCCTACCAAGACTGCCCTTCAACCCTGGTGCTGAATGCGCTCCAGGAGGCCGCAGCTAAACACATTAGGGCAGCATGTCTGCAAGATCAGACCTGCCTGCAAAACAATAGGGTTTATTCTGTGTCCACAGTCCTGTGACACAGCAGGGTTTCCTCATGCCATATTTTCTGTTGCCAAATATTTGTTCAGCTAGTTTGTGCTTCTGGATTTCCTTTTTCCTAGGGCTCATCAAGTCCTGCAGCCCTGACCTACATGAGGTTTAATACCTGAGACTTTTCCATTTCCTCTTTGTGCTTGCATGCTGTTGATTGAACTGTAAGGTCTGAGAGTGAGAATCTGAGGTCTATTCAGGGTTAGTTTTGCCTCAGGAGGAAATGTAGCTccgtgttgttttttgttgatttAGTGGTAAGGTGAGGATGTGGGATACATGATGCAAAggcattatttctgtttgctgtccaaggatgaaacatttaattgtaattatattatgcttaacatttatatatagccCTTAACCAGGCTTGATGTTAAAAAACGAAAGAAACACACTTATATACACTATTCTTTAAAAAACTGGATttgattttgtctttatttCCAATTGGCATTATAATAGCCTCTCTTAATTCAGTTTTACTTCTGCATTTCATCAGTAAACATCTTTATTATGTATAATCCTAGTATAGTGTATAAGTATGCAAAATTCTCTTGAGTCTGGTATTAAAACTAAAAGCCTGTTTAGACTGggtgttttcatttaatcttgCCTAGATGATAAACGATAGTAGTGAGATATTTAATTAGTTATCTGCTTGTTTATTCATCATATCTCAATACAATTCAGTTATGCGGATTGATCTATCGTCAAAAAAAATCCTCTAAATGTACAATAGAAGTTGTGCTTATGTGACAGGTGGTTGAAAATCATGACTCggctttcaaatatatttttacatttttttgtgaaCGCTCATACAGTCAGTCACCCTCCTGCAAAGTTACTGTTTTTGTTATCGTAAATAATTTTTAGTGCATTTTACCTAACTGCACCACGATTCACTCATCACAAGATTTATCACACCAttgtatagaaaaataaaacgtaATGCTACTATAGTGCTTACATTTTACTGCAAGGAACATCCTGTGTAAACATCCCCAGATGACCACTTTGTTGCTTCGGGAAATGGGGGGCAGGATCACATTCTGGGATTGATTATCTACAAAAAGCACATGCAAAAACGATTCTTTATTACCTAAATGTTCTGATCTTTATGCATGGAAAAGTAAGAAAAATTGAgcgtttttaattatttcttagGTCAGAGATGCTCCCGAGTTTAACCAGCTTTCTGTAATCTCTCTGCATGCTTATGTGCCGGAAGGTCTTTCTATCTGAATGAAGTAAAACACCCCAAAGAAATTTGATCTTTTGAAGCAAATAATTTTCCTCgctaatgtattatattttgttttttggtgaAAGGGATTCCTGTTGCGCAGCAGCACTTGATCTGGAACAATGTGGAGCTGGAAGATGAGTACTGCTTGAATGATTACAAGTATGTCCACTAGACAACATtctgtattttacatttgcattgtacatttgtaaagagttatgtgtctgtctgtctgtatgttgtCCTGcaatggactggcatcccatcctgggtgtattcctgccttgcgccctatgcctgccgggatcggctccggcttccccgtgaccctcaccgggataagtggtttcgaagatggatggaggATGGATTTGTAAAAAGTGCCCTGAAATGTGCATACTCCCGTTGTTTACATTCACAGTGATTTTATAGCATTCAGGAGacagaaattaattttaaatgtctgATGGTAATTCTGTAACTAGTTGGAAATGAGAGTTAATTGACGTGTTTGACCTGACTCCGTCTGCTCTGTTAATCTCCAATCCCAACGTCTGTTCAGCATTGCAGAAGGGTGCACTCTGAAGCTGGTGCTCGCTATGAGGGGGGGGCCCATCAATACCAGGAGAGGTGTGTATGACCCTTTTAATGATCAAAATAAGCAGTATTTATTGCATTCATAGCCATTTTTAACCTCATTATTCACAAGGTTatacttttgtttgtatttgggGGTGAGCTGCATTTTCACTGGGCAGTAGCAAAGAGCAGGCCCATGCAACTGAAGTGCCCTGAAGAATGTCTTCTGCTTTCTGTTACCTTTTCATTGCCTTGTATCCATCTGCAGTTCCAATGGATGACCCTGTAAAGGAGATGTCTGAGTACATGGATGCAAATCGCAGTGAGGTTTGGGAGAAGACTCCACCCAATAAGCAGGTGACTTTCCTCGTGTACCGGGAGGGAGACCAGCTCAATTTCTTCAGGGTTGTGGATCGAGGTGATGGTACCTTAACGCCTGTGTCTGAATCAATAAGGTTGGTAAAGAGAAAACCAAAGGGATTGTGGTAGCTTCTGTGTTAAAGTATACAGCTGATAACCCAATTGCTTTCTGTGTTATAGTGGGGGCTCAGTGTATAACCTGTACacagaggaagaagaggagaatGAAGCCTCGCCTTCTGGCCAGCAAATCATGGAGAACTCCATCACCATGAATAAGATGAAGCTCCTCAAAGCCAAGATGGAGAACATGAACCTCGGCAAAAAGGTACAGCTGCACTAAGACCTAACCGAGGGAAAGCCCTTCACTTTGATTAATGTCCGAGGCTTCAAGGCTCTTTTGTCAATGTGTGCTATGGAATCCAGTCAGTGCCGGACAGAGATGTAAAGGTAGGTGAGGACTGCATCTGTGATTTTAAGCACTGAATCAGTGGAGAATGTCAGAGGGGACCATCAGGGTTTCTGTGTTACACATTTAACGAAGTTGGATTCAACATAAAGTGAAAGTCATAAGCTTCCTACTCATTTGTATTCAGATTGCTTTGCTACGAAATTTGTACTCTTACTGTATGTGAGTGATTTGCATGCTTGCTTTTTCTTCAAAGGGCTAAGGCAATTTCTTGTCTTTACGATGCTGATGTTAACTGTGACTGAATCTTGTGTGCATCTACTCAATATACATAATTCTTTccaaatgcaaaatacattagGAGTACCAGCCATCTGGAATAAATATACACCTCTGTTAAGATGCAACGGGCAAGCATTGTACTGCATGCACAATTACTTCTAAGCACTGTTGTTATACTTATTTTACTAATCCTGACTGAGAGAAAGATGTTGAAAAATAATTAGTGATAGGCTATAAAGTGATATTTGGAGCAGAAGCAGGACAAAATCTCATGTTCATGCCACTGAGGTGCATCTGACATACTCGTTTGCGTTTTGTTTACAGCCCAAGAAGGCTGCCAAGATGAAACCCAGGCCTCCAGTTGGCCCTCTGCCTTGCAGCAGCTCTTTCACTGCAGCCCGTCATCAGAGACTGTTCCGGGTTCTCCCTCAAATTGGCCACTCTCTCAACTCAACATGCCTACCTCCCATTGAGGATCAGCGCTCCTCTGCCACATCTCCTGCTCCCGCTCCCCACAGCGCCCTGTCCACCATCGCCCCTGCCAGCCGCGCAGGGCCGTCCTCCAGCTGTTACTTGGTGAAGGAAGAAGAGTCCTGGGAGTGCCCGATCCTGGCTGCTCCCATCAGCAAAATCAGGTCTCCACCTAAGGTATCCAGGGTTGAAGTGGGCAACTCGAAACTGCTGAAGGATACTGTTCTGCCACCTCTGTCTGTGTTCCCCAGTAGAGGATCTCCAGATGGCACCATGGAGGAATCGCAGTTCAGCACAGAGGGCATACTGAAAAGAGAGGACACTGTGCTGGTAGATACACTCCAGGATGTTTTTTCTCTTGGGGAAAAGCAGACGGATGCTGCTGTCCATTCAGAGTCCATGGCAGCAAAGGACAGCTGTTCTGAATCGGTAGAAGAATCTGCCGAGCGGTCTGTTGCATCCTTACGCTCCAAAGCCGTGAGCTCTGAGGCGATGAACATTTGGGCCAGGAGCAACAACCGCTTATCTCAGAAGGTGGACAAAGCCCTTTCTCCACTGCATTACTCCTCCCAGCTAACAATCGGGAAACCCCAGAGACTGCCCACGTCCTTTGAGTTAGGCAGTCTGAGGCCCGTTGCTTCCCGCTCGCTCTTGAAGTC
This region includes:
- the zfand4 gene encoding AN1-type zinc finger protein 4, producing MANKKDPPFFNEDNVGPFHYKLPFYETMELFIETLTGTCFELRVSPFETVISVKAKIQRLEGIPVAQQHLIWNNVELEDEYCLNDYNIAEGCTLKLVLAMRGGPINTRRVPMDDPVKEMSEYMDANRSEVWEKTPPNKQVTFLVYREGDQLNFFRVVDRGDGTLTPVSESISGGSVYNLYTEEEEENEASPSGQQIMENSITMNKMKLLKAKMENMNLGKKPKKAAKMKPRPPVGPLPCSSSFTAARHQRLFRVLPQIGHSLNSTCLPPIEDQRSSATSPAPAPHSALSTIAPASRAGPSSSCYLVKEEESWECPILAAPISKIRSPPKVSRVEVGNSKLLKDTVLPPLSVFPSRGSPDGTMEESQFSTEGILKREDTVLVDTLQDVFSLGEKQTDAAVHSESMAAKDSCSESVEESAERSVASLRSKAVSSEAMNIWARSNNRLSQKVDKALSPLHYSSQLTIGKPQRLPTSFELGSLRPVASRSLLKSEEGPGTASSSPARTTRFHGVKVDSPGKRPDIISKTEARDITEMANKASKEPLGSVSNLGILASLARSSSRDSIPGGCGLGRLRTAAVPLPSNIHLFQEERLRKLSPAEGAGTSCLSVSGLGSTGGASSTIRRLGTPTYHLPPVKAPIPPKKKSSKHCFLCGKKTGLATSYECRCGNNFCATHRYAETHDCTYDYKTAGRRYLQETNPIISAPKLPKI